One part of the Ochrobactrum quorumnocens genome encodes these proteins:
- a CDS encoding sugar-binding transcriptional regulator — MKKAGKKTQKNPETADLIIGSEGVAAENRTSRLRTRAAWMYYVEQMTQNDIAEALGVGRVTIVRLLADARARNEVKITIEGKLASLTALEVDLEKTFGLERAIVAPLSSPDIDPIPPISAATGAYISEKVQHGMTIGVGWGRTLSSTLQHIGARPLNDLKVISLLGGIVQPRRSNPPEFAWQFAQIFQGEGYLIPAPALVDSKETRIALIERCGLNTVLDMAEELDMVLLSVGDIQTASSTSYRVGLIDEQQKMSLIENGAVGDVLFHFYDKNGKIVDDPVHDRVMSAKIESLQKTPQRILTSGGNEKIAALLGAIELLKPTVLITDEASAAQMLKDKAQSN, encoded by the coding sequence TTGAAAAAAGCCGGCAAGAAGACGCAAAAGAATCCGGAGACAGCTGACCTCATCATTGGATCAGAAGGCGTTGCCGCTGAAAACCGTACGAGCAGGCTGAGAACGCGTGCTGCGTGGATGTATTACGTCGAACAAATGACCCAGAATGACATCGCGGAAGCGCTTGGTGTTGGCCGGGTAACAATCGTTCGCCTTCTTGCTGATGCCCGTGCGCGCAATGAAGTCAAAATTACCATCGAAGGCAAGCTAGCAAGTCTGACTGCACTGGAAGTAGATCTGGAAAAGACCTTCGGTCTTGAGCGCGCTATTGTAGCGCCGCTCTCATCACCAGATATCGATCCTATTCCACCAATCAGCGCTGCGACAGGCGCTTATATTTCGGAAAAAGTTCAGCATGGCATGACAATCGGAGTGGGATGGGGCCGGACCTTGTCCAGCACTCTGCAACATATCGGCGCGCGACCGCTGAATGATTTGAAGGTCATCTCCCTGCTCGGTGGCATCGTTCAGCCGCGCCGTTCTAACCCGCCGGAATTTGCATGGCAGTTTGCGCAGATTTTTCAGGGCGAAGGATATCTTATTCCCGCCCCTGCTCTGGTTGACAGCAAAGAAACGCGGATCGCTCTTATTGAACGTTGCGGGCTGAATACCGTTCTCGACATGGCCGAAGAACTGGACATGGTTCTGCTCAGCGTTGGTGACATTCAAACCGCGAGCAGCACATCTTACCGCGTCGGCTTGATTGACGAGCAGCAGAAGATGTCGCTGATCGAAAATGGGGCCGTCGGCGACGTGCTTTTCCACTTTTATGATAAAAACGGCAAGATCGTCGATGATCCGGTGCATGACCGGGTCATGTCAGCCAAAATCGAAAGCCTTCAGAAGACTCCACAACGCATTCTCACATCGGGCGGTAACGAGAAAATCGCTGCTCTGCTGGGAGCGATTGAGCTGTTGAAGCCAACAGTTCTCATCACCGACGAAGCGAGTGCCGCACAGATGCTCAAGGACAAAGCGCAGTCCAACTAG
- a CDS encoding acetoin dehydrogenase dihydrolipoyllysine-residue acetyltransferase subunit, protein MAVEVILPKVDMDMETGQISRWYAKDGDTVTKGQLLFEIETDKAAMEIDAPASGIIADISAAEGAVVPVGQTVAWIYDEGEERVGTSVPVVEEKPVSASVEPIAQKHVEPKSSQDDAAGSTDDVRATPLARRMAREAGIDLAGIQGSGPKGRVQKKDVESNISVAKTVAAPVWSVNRTHREDAAIDPLNAVWLREGETNRLPIVLIHGFAADINSWRGLLAGASLGHPILALDLPGHGNSPRVVPESIDDIAVAVETTLSAFGVTSCLLVGHSLGGAVATVTAARSVVDVRSLLLISSGGLGPQVNGAFIKGLIGAKSEASIVPWLKLLVADESHLTKPFINATVAQAADAELRDTQGAIGDRFFADGTQTFEVRSCIASLAMPVRLIFGAEDRVIPVAHAHGLPGKVGIHVFAGCGHMPQIEERGAVLQILKECAAAAS, encoded by the coding sequence ATGGCTGTGGAAGTCATTCTCCCCAAAGTCGATATGGACATGGAGACGGGCCAGATTTCGCGCTGGTACGCCAAGGATGGCGATACCGTCACGAAGGGCCAGCTTCTCTTTGAAATTGAGACTGACAAGGCCGCGATGGAAATTGATGCTCCGGCATCAGGTATCATTGCGGACATCAGTGCTGCTGAAGGCGCTGTTGTGCCGGTTGGTCAGACAGTCGCCTGGATTTATGATGAAGGCGAAGAGCGGGTTGGAACTTCGGTACCTGTTGTCGAAGAGAAGCCAGTTTCAGCTTCCGTCGAACCGATTGCTCAGAAACATGTTGAACCTAAGTCCTCCCAAGACGATGCAGCAGGTTCGACTGACGATGTGCGGGCAACGCCACTTGCGCGCCGAATGGCGCGTGAAGCGGGGATCGATCTGGCAGGCATTCAGGGATCTGGACCCAAAGGTCGTGTTCAGAAAAAGGATGTTGAAAGCAATATCAGCGTCGCCAAAACCGTGGCTGCACCAGTCTGGTCGGTTAACCGCACACATAGAGAAGACGCGGCCATCGACCCGTTGAATGCAGTCTGGTTGCGAGAGGGTGAGACCAATCGCTTGCCGATTGTTCTGATCCACGGCTTTGCAGCTGACATCAACTCCTGGCGTGGATTGTTGGCCGGGGCATCGCTCGGCCATCCGATACTGGCGCTTGATCTTCCGGGACACGGCAATTCACCACGTGTCGTTCCTGAAAGTATCGATGACATTGCCGTTGCCGTCGAAACGACGCTTTCGGCCTTCGGTGTGACATCTTGCCTGTTGGTCGGTCACTCGCTTGGCGGGGCGGTTGCTACAGTCACCGCCGCGCGTAGTGTTGTCGATGTGCGCTCTCTGCTGCTGATTTCTTCGGGTGGTTTGGGACCGCAGGTCAATGGTGCGTTTATCAAGGGTCTTATCGGCGCGAAAAGCGAAGCCAGCATCGTTCCCTGGCTGAAGCTGCTCGTCGCCGATGAGAGCCATCTGACGAAGCCGTTCATCAATGCAACAGTTGCACAAGCAGCTGATGCAGAACTGCGCGACACGCAGGGTGCGATTGGCGATCGGTTCTTTGCAGATGGCACGCAGACTTTTGAGGTGCGCTCATGCATTGCCTCGCTTGCAATGCCGGTGCGGCTCATCTTCGGTGCTGAGGATCGGGTCATTCCTGTCGCCCATGCACACGGCTTGCCGGGCAAGGTGGGCATCCATGTCTTCGCTGGTTGTGGACATATGCCACAAATTGAAGAACGTGGCGCTGTGCTGCAAATCCTCAAAGAATGTGCAGCCGCCGCCAGTTAG
- a CDS encoding alpha-ketoacid dehydrogenase subunit beta, whose product MDTTIRELSYSQAIQEAMAIAMERDERVFLMGEDIGVYGGAFQVTGDLVHRFGEDRVMDTPISELGGAGVAVGAALTGMRPIFEFQFSDFAALAMEQIVNQAAKIRYMLGGAVSVPLVMRFPAGSGTGAAAQHSQSLEAWLGHVPGLKVLQPSTPYDAKGMLLAAVEDPDPVMIFEHKLLYKTKGPVPEGFYTVPIGKAEVVREGRDLTIVATAIMVHKSLDAAAELAKEGIDVEVIDLRTVRPIDRETIIRSVKKTSRLLCVYEAVKTLGIGAEISAIVAESDAFDYLDAPIVRLGGAETPIPYNPDLERATVPQVPDIVKSARDLAKGVR is encoded by the coding sequence ATGGACACGACAATCCGTGAGTTGAGCTATTCGCAAGCTATCCAGGAAGCCATGGCAATCGCCATGGAGCGCGACGAGCGCGTGTTTCTTATGGGTGAAGACATTGGCGTCTATGGCGGCGCATTTCAGGTGACTGGTGATCTGGTTCATCGCTTTGGTGAAGACCGGGTTATGGACACCCCTATTTCCGAGCTCGGTGGCGCTGGCGTTGCAGTTGGTGCGGCGCTGACCGGCATGCGTCCGATCTTTGAGTTCCAGTTTTCCGACTTTGCTGCCCTCGCCATGGAGCAGATTGTTAATCAGGCTGCAAAAATCCGTTACATGCTTGGCGGTGCGGTTTCGGTGCCGCTGGTCATGCGCTTTCCAGCTGGCTCGGGCACGGGTGCTGCAGCACAGCACAGCCAGAGCCTTGAAGCATGGCTCGGCCATGTTCCCGGTCTCAAGGTTTTGCAGCCATCGACACCTTATGATGCCAAAGGCATGTTGCTTGCAGCTGTTGAAGATCCTGATCCAGTTATGATTTTCGAGCACAAACTTCTCTATAAGACCAAAGGGCCGGTTCCCGAAGGCTTCTACACTGTGCCAATCGGTAAGGCGGAAGTGGTTCGCGAAGGCCGAGACCTGACTATCGTCGCAACAGCAATCATGGTGCACAAGTCGCTTGATGCTGCCGCAGAACTCGCCAAGGAAGGTATTGATGTCGAAGTGATCGATCTGCGCACCGTGCGCCCGATTGATCGTGAAACCATCATTAGAAGCGTGAAGAAGACTTCCAGGCTTCTATGCGTTTATGAAGCGGTCAAAACGCTTGGTATTGGTGCCGAAATCTCCGCAATCGTGGCCGAAAGCGATGCGTTTGATTATCTTGATGCGCCGATTGTGCGTCTTGGCGGGGCAGAAACTCCAATTCCATATAATCCCGATCTTGAGCGTGCAACCGTTCCGCAGGTCCCTGACATTGTGAAAAGCGCGCGCGATCTGGCTAAGGGAGTTCGCTGA
- a CDS encoding thiamine pyrophosphate-dependent dehydrogenase E1 component subunit alpha yields MVQAKKVEPQDTGDRHNLPYVFRTYSPDQLKEALHKMYLIRRFEEGAEESYTRGLIHGTMHLSIGQEASAMGSCLPLNDDDMITSTHRGHGHCIAKGADVKRMFAEFFGKETGYCKGRGGSMHIADVSKGNLGANGIVGGGIPIAVGAALSAKKQKNGKVVVSFFGDGANNEGAFHEALNMAAVWKLPVVFICENNGYGMSTSTKRSTAVANVADRASAYNMPGVIVDGNNLSEVAEAVNEATERARRGDGPTLIENKTYRIRGHSKSDRNRYRTKEEIEHWQNDRDPIAHFEADMKAYGFINGAEIEAIRAEVEKEIADAIEFAKNSPAPDLTNLTRDVYTDDI; encoded by the coding sequence ATGGTTCAAGCCAAAAAAGTCGAACCGCAGGATACGGGCGACCGTCATAATCTGCCTTACGTTTTTCGCACTTATTCGCCGGATCAGCTGAAGGAAGCGCTGCATAAAATGTATCTCATCCGCCGCTTTGAAGAAGGTGCGGAAGAGAGCTACACACGCGGTCTTATTCACGGAACGATGCATCTGTCTATCGGGCAAGAGGCGAGTGCAATGGGCTCGTGCCTGCCGCTGAATGATGACGACATGATTACGTCGACACATCGTGGTCATGGTCATTGCATCGCCAAGGGCGCTGATGTGAAGCGCATGTTTGCTGAGTTTTTCGGTAAGGAAACCGGCTATTGCAAGGGGCGGGGCGGCTCAATGCACATAGCCGATGTTTCCAAGGGCAACCTTGGCGCAAACGGCATTGTAGGCGGCGGCATTCCGATTGCTGTCGGAGCAGCTCTTTCGGCCAAGAAGCAAAAGAATGGTAAAGTTGTCGTGTCGTTTTTCGGAGATGGTGCCAATAACGAAGGCGCTTTTCATGAAGCGTTGAATATGGCCGCTGTCTGGAAGCTTCCTGTTGTGTTCATTTGCGAAAACAACGGTTACGGCATGTCCACTTCGACGAAGCGTTCCACAGCAGTTGCAAATGTTGCTGACCGTGCCTCGGCCTACAACATGCCCGGCGTCATCGTGGACGGAAATAATCTGTCGGAAGTGGCAGAGGCCGTCAATGAAGCGACCGAACGCGCGCGGCGCGGCGATGGACCAACGCTGATTGAAAACAAGACCTACCGTATCCGGGGACACTCCAAGAGCGATCGCAACCGCTATCGCACCAAGGAAGAAATCGAGCATTGGCAAAATGATCGCGATCCGATTGCTCATTTCGAGGCTGATATGAAGGCTTATGGCTTCATCAATGGAGCCGAGATCGAGGCAATTCGTGCAGAGGTTGAGAAGGAAATCGCTGACGCGATTGAATTCGCCAAGAACAGCCCTGCGCCCGATCTTACCAACCTGACCCGCGACGTTTACACGGACGATATTTAA
- a CDS encoding NAD(P)H-dependent oxidoreductase: protein MATNVALTGLARDMQARADSGRPIRIGLIGSGEMGTDIVTRVAHMPGIEVGAISELRVPNALKAVDIAFQEEGHGREVSTASDLTAAMEAHKVAVTDNANLILENDLIDVVIDATGVPAVGAEIGLRAMEHGKHLVMMNVEADVTIGAYLKAEAERLGVTYSLGAGDEPSSCMELIEFVTAMGHPIVAAGKGKNNPLNIDAIPDEYMEEATRRNMNVRMLVEFVDGSKTMVEMAAIANATGLVPDKAGMHGPAATLDQLNKTLIPEKDGGLLSRVGVVDYSIGKGVAPGVFVVADMSHPRISERMEDLKMGKGPYFTFHRPYHLTSLEVPLTCARVVLYGKPDMVPLSTPVAEVAAVAKKDMQPGEKLDAIGEYCYRAWIMTSGEARSAHAIPCGLLQGGSVTKPIKKGELITYDNAAVAPGSKIAELRARQDKLVYGA from the coding sequence ATGGCAACCAACGTGGCGTTGACTGGTTTGGCGCGTGATATGCAGGCGCGAGCAGATAGTGGGCGACCAATTCGCATCGGGCTGATTGGCTCAGGCGAAATGGGTACAGATATCGTGACGCGTGTCGCGCACATGCCCGGTATTGAAGTTGGCGCTATCTCTGAATTGCGCGTTCCAAACGCTCTTAAAGCTGTCGATATCGCTTTTCAGGAAGAAGGTCATGGCCGCGAGGTTTCTACGGCTTCTGATCTCACTGCTGCGATGGAAGCGCATAAGGTTGCCGTAACCGATAATGCCAATCTGATTCTTGAGAACGATCTTATCGACGTTGTGATCGACGCGACGGGCGTTCCGGCTGTCGGTGCTGAAATTGGCCTTCGTGCCATGGAACACGGCAAACATCTCGTTATGATGAATGTCGAAGCTGACGTCACCATCGGTGCTTATCTGAAAGCTGAAGCGGAACGTCTTGGCGTGACCTATTCGCTGGGCGCAGGTGACGAGCCATCATCCTGTATGGAACTGATCGAGTTTGTGACCGCGATGGGGCATCCCATTGTCGCCGCCGGCAAGGGCAAGAACAATCCACTTAATATCGATGCCATTCCTGACGAATATATGGAAGAAGCCACGCGCCGTAACATGAATGTGCGCATGTTGGTTGAATTCGTCGATGGTTCAAAGACCATGGTCGAAATGGCTGCTATTGCCAATGCCACGGGTCTCGTGCCGGATAAAGCCGGTATGCATGGCCCTGCGGCAACCCTTGACCAGCTTAACAAAACTCTGATCCCTGAAAAGGACGGCGGCCTTTTATCGAGGGTCGGCGTTGTTGATTATTCGATTGGCAAGGGCGTTGCGCCCGGCGTTTTCGTTGTCGCCGACATGTCGCATCCGCGCATTTCCGAGCGCATGGAAGATCTGAAGATGGGCAAAGGCCCTTACTTCACATTCCATCGTCCATATCACCTGACTTCTCTGGAAGTGCCGCTCACCTGCGCGCGCGTCGTACTTTACGGAAAGCCGGACATGGTTCCACTTTCGACGCCTGTCGCTGAAGTGGCAGCTGTTGCCAAGAAGGATATGCAGCCCGGCGAAAAGCTCGATGCGATTGGCGAATATTGCTACCGCGCCTGGATCATGACTTCGGGGGAGGCGCGTAGTGCGCATGCCATTCCTTGCGGGCTTCTGCAGGGCGGCAGTGTAACCAAGCCTATTAAGAAGGGTGAACTCATCACTTACGACAATGCTGCAGTCGCACCCGGTTCCAAGATTGCTGAGCTGCGCGCGCGTCAAGACAAGCTCGTTTACGGAGCGTGA
- a CDS encoding PTS galactitol transporter subunit IIC yields the protein MDAFLSGLKTAVDTLGATVLLPIVIFIIAVVLGAKVGKAFRAAITIGVAFIGINLVLGLMFTSIGEVAQAIVTNTGIKRDIVDVGWPSAAAIAFGSSVGLWVIPVGILVNIVLLLMRWTRTLNVDVWNFWHFAFVGSLVVAATDNIAYGIIVAALVAALSLLFADWSARAVQQFYGIPGVSVPHLASAQILPIAIVLNWIMDRIPGINKININTETIERRFGVFGEPVVMGLIIGLVLGLIAFYNAGDFGTVLAKVLGTGMTLAAVMLLLPRMVKILMEGLLPVSDAAQEFVRKRTGDRELLVGLDSAILIGHPAAISSSLILVPIAIILSVILPGNRVILFADLAVIPFIVAMTAPLLKGNVFRMVVVGTITLAIGFYVANALAPLFTSAAVSSGFKLPENALQITSVVDGFLWVPYIIISAIQWLGAIGIAVIAVVIAALFILYRRNTLAWERAAGAEDEPADEIAT from the coding sequence ATGGACGCATTTCTGAGCGGACTAAAAACGGCAGTCGATACGCTTGGGGCAACGGTCCTGTTGCCTATCGTCATCTTCATTATTGCAGTGGTACTTGGCGCAAAAGTGGGCAAAGCCTTCCGCGCCGCGATCACTATCGGTGTCGCTTTCATCGGTATTAATCTGGTTCTGGGCCTTATGTTCACCTCTATCGGTGAAGTCGCTCAGGCAATCGTTACCAACACAGGTATAAAGCGCGATATCGTCGATGTGGGCTGGCCTTCAGCTGCGGCCATTGCCTTTGGCTCATCGGTGGGCCTGTGGGTTATTCCAGTCGGCATTCTGGTCAACATCGTCCTTCTGCTTATGCGCTGGACGCGTACGCTGAATGTCGATGTGTGGAACTTCTGGCACTTTGCTTTCGTCGGCTCGCTGGTTGTCGCCGCAACGGATAACATCGCTTACGGTATTATTGTTGCAGCACTTGTTGCAGCTCTGTCCCTGCTATTTGCAGATTGGTCAGCGCGCGCTGTTCAGCAGTTTTATGGCATTCCCGGTGTGTCGGTACCGCATCTGGCTTCCGCACAGATCCTGCCAATCGCGATTGTGCTGAACTGGATCATGGATCGCATCCCCGGCATCAACAAGATCAACATCAACACTGAAACCATCGAACGTCGCTTTGGTGTTTTTGGTGAGCCGGTTGTGATGGGCCTGATCATCGGTCTCGTGCTCGGTCTTATTGCATTTTACAATGCGGGTGATTTTGGCACCGTTCTTGCCAAGGTTCTGGGCACTGGTATGACACTGGCAGCAGTCATGCTGTTGCTGCCGCGTATGGTCAAAATCCTCATGGAAGGCCTGCTGCCAGTATCTGATGCCGCACAGGAATTTGTGCGCAAACGTACCGGCGACCGCGAACTTCTGGTTGGTCTCGATTCCGCGATCCTGATCGGGCATCCGGCGGCAATCTCGTCGTCGCTGATCCTGGTACCGATCGCGATTATTCTGTCGGTCATCCTGCCGGGCAATCGCGTGATCCTGTTCGCCGATCTCGCCGTCATTCCGTTCATCGTTGCCATGACTGCACCGCTTCTGAAAGGAAACGTGTTCCGTATGGTGGTGGTCGGAACGATCACACTGGCGATTGGCTTCTATGTTGCGAATGCACTTGCTCCACTGTTTACCAGCGCTGCGGTTTCGTCGGGCTTCAAACTGCCTGAGAACGCTTTGCAGATTACATCAGTGGTCGATGGATTCCTGTGGGTGCCTTACATCATCATCTCTGCCATCCAGTGGCTTGGTGCTATTGGTATTGCAGTGATAGCCGTTGTTATTGCGGCACTTTTCATACTCTATCGCCGCAACACATTAGCGTGGGAACGCGCGGCTGGTGCTGAAGATGAACCTGCTGACGAGATTGCTACCTAA
- a CDS encoding PTS sugar transporter subunit IIA has product MAAGLIDYLDPQAIELQSDAKTNEEIIRILAGKLEKLGYVKPGYADAVVSRELTMPTGLPLEREDNVAVPHTDPEHVIKAGIAFATLTSPVQFANMEDPEEAVPVGYVFLLAINDKDKQIETLQQIMATIQDADALDRLKAARTLEDVEAALQ; this is encoded by the coding sequence ATGGCTGCTGGTCTGATTGATTATCTCGACCCACAAGCGATCGAGCTTCAGAGCGACGCGAAGACCAACGAAGAAATTATCCGCATACTGGCTGGAAAGCTGGAAAAGCTGGGCTATGTCAAGCCAGGCTATGCGGATGCTGTCGTCAGCCGTGAGTTGACAATGCCGACCGGATTGCCGCTTGAGCGCGAAGATAACGTTGCGGTGCCTCACACCGATCCTGAGCATGTGATTAAAGCTGGCATTGCATTTGCGACACTGACATCGCCTGTCCAGTTTGCCAATATGGAAGACCCGGAAGAAGCTGTCCCTGTTGGATATGTCTTTCTGCTTGCCATCAATGACAAGGACAAACAGATTGAGACCTTGCAGCAGATCATGGCAACCATTCAGGATGCTGATGCCCTCGACAGATTGAAAGCAGCGCGGACGCTTGAAGACGTCGAAGCCGCTTTACAATAA
- a CDS encoding PTS sugar transporter subunit IIB has translation MAKMKTILFACGTGVATSTAVNAAVTEEMKKRGLTFNAQQAKATEVPSLADNVDFIVSTTPISASVTKLVIKGLPFLTGIGKDKAFDDIEAELRK, from the coding sequence ATGGCTAAAATGAAAACAATTCTCTTCGCTTGCGGCACTGGGGTGGCTACATCTACAGCAGTGAATGCAGCCGTTACCGAAGAAATGAAAAAGCGCGGCCTCACCTTCAATGCTCAACAGGCAAAAGCAACGGAAGTTCCTTCTCTCGCCGACAATGTGGATTTCATCGTCTCGACGACACCTATTTCGGCTTCAGTTACCAAGCTGGTCATCAAGGGCCTGCCCTTCCTGACTGGAATTGGCAAAGATAAAGCATTCGACGACATCGAAGCTGAATTGCGCAAATAA
- a CDS encoding ABC transporter ATP-binding protein: MNDMQSTKLAEPLVSIDDLSVHFPISGGIFSRSTQLLRAVNNLSLTLNKGECLSIVGESGCGKSTLALSIVGLQKPTSGKIYFEGKPITGRDEPSRLERAKMAQMVFQDPFASLNPRQTVYTSLAAPLRLHGVKSRSEMEGRVEEILRLVGLKPEQAKRYPHEFSGGQRQRIGIARALLLNPKVIVLDEPVSALDVSIRAQIINLLLELKERLGLSYIMISHDLSVVEHMSDRVAVMYFGQIVESGPWDRIFSNPTHPYTRRLISAIPDPMTELSGAPLIDERSPPQAPEGFAFYPESFGTYDVHQLPPLTRLVDIGGGQSVRVIQKT; this comes from the coding sequence ATGAATGATATGCAATCCACAAAATTAGCTGAGCCTTTGGTCAGTATTGATGATCTTAGTGTACACTTTCCTATAAGTGGCGGTATATTCAGTCGGTCGACGCAATTGCTGCGTGCTGTCAACAATCTCAGTCTTACCTTGAACAAAGGCGAGTGCCTGTCCATCGTCGGAGAATCCGGTTGCGGCAAATCCACGCTCGCACTCTCCATTGTTGGCTTGCAGAAGCCAACGAGCGGGAAAATTTATTTTGAAGGGAAGCCTATCACAGGCAGGGATGAACCTTCGCGGTTAGAACGCGCAAAAATGGCGCAAATGGTTTTTCAAGACCCTTTTGCTTCGCTTAATCCGCGTCAGACGGTTTACACGTCGCTGGCCGCGCCCCTGCGACTTCATGGGGTGAAATCACGCAGCGAAATGGAAGGGCGAGTTGAGGAAATCCTGCGTCTGGTTGGCTTGAAACCAGAACAGGCGAAGCGTTACCCGCATGAGTTTTCCGGTGGCCAGCGCCAGCGTATCGGGATAGCGCGGGCATTGTTGCTTAATCCGAAAGTTATCGTGCTTGATGAGCCCGTATCCGCGCTTGATGTTTCCATCCGCGCGCAGATCATAAACCTGCTGCTGGAACTCAAAGAGCGGTTAGGGTTGTCATATATCATGATCAGTCATGATTTGAGTGTTGTGGAGCACATGAGTGATCGGGTGGCCGTGATGTATTTCGGGCAGATTGTGGAAAGTGGTCCATGGGACCGGATATTTTCAAACCCGACCCATCCCTATACACGTCGACTGATCTCTGCCATTCCCGATCCGATGACAGAATTGTCCGGTGCGCCTCTGATTGATGAGAGAAGCCCGCCGCAAGCGCCAGAGGGCTTCGCGTTTTATCCGGAGAGCTTTGGCACATATGATGTACATCAGTTGCCCCCGCTCACGCGATTGGTCGACATAGGTGGGGGGCAGAGTGTTCGGGTTATTCAGAAAACATAA
- a CDS encoding ABC transporter ATP-binding protein, protein MSEKALLEVENLRIDITSGSVRHNVVEDVSFTISAGETFGLVGESGCGKSITALSMIGLLRKPLSVTGGAIRFKGQDLRAMSSRDIRKLRGNRIAMIFQEPMTALNPLSPVGRQIAEMFVLHQGATWHEAEQKAVEALGSVQVPAPEQRVKNYPHQMSGGMRQRVMIAIALACNPDLLIADEPTTALDVTVQAEILRLMQELCSARGTSVLMISHDLGVIAKMCRRVGVMYAGHLVEERVTAGLFHHPAHPYAHGLLASLPKLGSRQKEGQRQLQEIEGVVPSISAFPQGCRFEPRCTRATDICRAEKPGWTPLQDAGSVRCFHHE, encoded by the coding sequence ATGAGTGAAAAAGCTCTTCTTGAGGTGGAAAACCTTCGCATCGATATCACTTCTGGTTCCGTCCGTCATAACGTGGTCGAAGACGTGTCCTTTACAATTAGCGCTGGTGAAACATTTGGTCTTGTTGGAGAGTCCGGGTGCGGAAAAAGTATAACAGCTCTGTCGATGATAGGACTGTTGCGCAAGCCACTTTCGGTCACAGGGGGCGCGATCCGGTTCAAAGGGCAGGATCTGCGAGCCATGTCATCGCGCGACATACGAAAGCTGCGTGGCAATCGGATCGCGATGATCTTTCAGGAGCCGATGACCGCTCTTAATCCTTTGTCTCCTGTTGGTCGGCAAATCGCAGAAATGTTCGTACTGCATCAGGGCGCGACATGGCATGAGGCCGAGCAAAAGGCGGTCGAAGCGCTGGGCAGCGTTCAGGTCCCTGCGCCTGAGCAGCGCGTGAAAAACTATCCGCACCAGATGTCGGGCGGCATGCGCCAGCGCGTGATGATCGCCATCGCGCTGGCCTGTAACCCTGATCTGTTGATCGCGGACGAGCCCACGACCGCGCTCGACGTGACTGTTCAGGCAGAAATTCTGCGTCTGATGCAGGAACTTTGCAGTGCACGGGGAACTTCGGTGCTTATGATCAGTCACGATCTTGGTGTCATTGCCAAGATGTGCCGTCGCGTGGGGGTCATGTATGCGGGACATCTCGTTGAAGAAAGAGTAACCGCGGGCCTCTTTCATCATCCGGCGCATCCTTATGCCCATGGTCTTCTTGCCTCGCTTCCAAAGCTTGGTTCCCGCCAGAAGGAAGGTCAGCGCCAATTGCAGGAAATCGAAGGCGTGGTGCCCTCAATTTCGGCATTCCCGCAAGGTTGCAGGTTTGAGCCACGCTGTACGCGCGCAACAGACATCTGCCGGGCAGAAAAACCCGGATGGACGCCGTTGCAAGATGCAGGCTCAGTGAGGTGCTTTCATCATGAATGA